In Rhodopirellula sp. P2, the DNA window GGTCGCCGCGTTGATCTTCCGCTGGGCTGGTCGGCGGGTGAAGTTCTATCGGACGATGTTGTTGGATCCCGTTTTGGCTCGGATTTGGCCGGGATTCGCGACCCCGGATCCACGTGGCGTGATCGTTTTTTCACAAGATGCGATCGGGCCTTATCCCGCGAAAAGTTGTTTGCGTTTGCGTCGCGATGACGAGGGATGGTTGCTGACGCCGGCCACCCCCTGGTCGCCCTTGTCTTGGGGGCTGGGAAGGGACGGTCACGTTCTGCGGTGTGAGACCTCGCCTCGTTTGATTCGCGGTTGGTTGACGCACTCGATCCAGGCGGACTCGGGCGACGATGCCGGGGTGTTGTTGAAGGTCAGTCGTCGGCATGACGCGCATCTGACGATCGTCGTGGAGCAATGTGGTTTGATGGAACACGTGGAAGAGCAGGCGGCTTCGGACAAATCCAAACGCCGTGACTCCGCCGTGGAGTTCGCTTGAGGCTGTGGAGGTGTGCCGAGCATTGCCAGACGACCTTCACGTGAAAAATGTCGTGAAAGTCGGGCTAAATCCTGTCTCTACGGGGCCCGGTCCTCTTTGGGCGATGACCTCGGTGGACTAAAGTGGGGACGCATTGTAAGTCCCCCTTGGTCAACCGCATTGAATTCGGAGCTGCTTAAGAATCGATGGCCACGCAACGTTTGACCAAGCAGAATGCCGCGATGATTTCGGCCGGCGTGGCGCTCCGAGCGGATCGGAATGCCGACGCCCTGCTGTTGTTGCTCGATGGCAGCACCGACTGGAAACGAATTTCGGAGCTGACCGAAGCGAGCAAGAACATGGTCATCGTCGCGGTCGATACCATCGGTGACTTGGACGGTGCCGCCGAAGCGGGGTTGAAACCGCTGGCGTTGAACAAGGAAAAGGCCCCGCTGCTGGAACGTCTGCAAGAGGCGTTGTTGGAAGCCGCGGCCGACGAGCTGATCCGGACCAACGGAGAAGTGGTTGCGGTCTACAGTGGATTTCAACAAGGCCGCCTGGACTCAATCAGCCACCTGCAGCTGGATGAGCGGATGCGTCGGTTCACCGTTCGCGATCTGCAGACGCTTGAGAGCAGCGTCCCTTTGAAGACGATCAAAGCGGTCGTCGACTTGGCATCGCAAATTGGCCGAGAAGGTCGCGAGGGCAAAGCGGTCGGCACCATGTTCGTGGTCGGCGACAGCCGCCGAGTGCTGGAGCACGCCAGCGACAGTGGAGCCGACCCATTTCGCGGTTACAACAAAAAGCACCGCAACATCTTGGATCCCAAGGTGCAGGAAGATGCGAAAGAAATCGCCCAGCTGGACGGTGCGTTTGTGGTCACCGCGGACGGCATCATCGAACGCAGTCGCCAAATGTTGGAGGTCTCTCACGAAGACCTCAAAATGACCAAGGGGCTCGGGTCCCGGCACTGGGCCGCTGCCGCGATTTCGCGAAAAACCAAGGCGGTCTCGGTCGTGGTCAGCCAGTCCACCGGAACGGTGCGGCTGTATCAGAACGGGTTCTTGATCCTGCAGATCGTGCCCATGGACAAAGCGATCAAGTGGCAAGAATTCGCGTTCGAGCCACCGCAGCAATCTGCGGACGAAAACTAGAGCACCGCTCGCACACGTTTTCCAGCTTCGATTCGCTGGGGCGACACTCCCGTGACTAAAATCACACCCCGGAGCACAACTTCAAAACGCGTGAGCGAGGGACAACCTCGAATGCTTAGAACTGGTGACCCTTGCGGGGACCGTCTTGCGTTTGCGTCAGGATCTCAGGGCCTTCTTCGGTCATCAGAATCGAGTGTTCAAACTGAGCCGACGGGCGTCCGTCTCTGGTTCGGACTGTCCACCCGTCTGCCTTGTCACACTGGGTGTAACGCGAACCGGCGTTGATCATGGGCTCGATCGTGAAGCACATGCCCGGGAACAAGCGATCGATTCGGCTTTGGCGGTTCGGGAAGTGAGGAATCGAAGGGTCGAGGTGAAATTGTTTGCCCAACCCGTGACCGACGTATTCGCGAACGACCGTGAATCCACGCCCTTCGGATTCGGGAACGACGGCTTCGCCGATCGTTGACACCCGGCATCCGGGGGTCAACGCGTCGATGGCCAGATGCATGCAATCAAACGCACACTGGGTCACCGCTCGTTTTTCATCGCTGACTTCGCCCATCAAAAACGTCTCGCTTTGGTCACCGTGCCAGCCGTCCACGACGGTGGTGATGTCGACGTTGATGATGTCGCCCTCGCGCAACTCGTAATCATCGGGAATCCCGTGGCAGATCACTTCGTTGACGCTGGTGCAACAGCTTTTGGGGAACTTCTGATACCCCAGTGTTGCCGCTCGGTACCCGTGGCCGTAGGTCCAGTCGTGGACCATTTGGTCAAGTTTCCCCGTTGTGATGCCGGGTTTGACATGCGGCCGTATGAAGTCCATCAGTGCAGCATTGGCTTGGCCTGCGGCCCGCATCATGTCGCGCTGAATGTCAGTCAGGATCAGTTTTCGTTGCTTGGTCAGCATGCTTCTAAGTTGTGCTGGTTCGGTTGATGGGGGCCGTCAGGGGCGAGTGCCAGCATAGCAGGTTTGGGAAGGCGGCAAACCCAATCTGCGGCCAGATGCCAGCCCGTGGGGGGACCGGAGGCGGAATGATTGGCACAATCCAGCGAATTGCTCGATCAGGAACGCTCCCGGTCGGAACTTTTGTGGCCAGGAGGGGTTGGTTCATCACGGAACGAGACCATTTACTCGTGCCGTTGCTTTTCGGGCAACTATCCTGACACCCGAGTCCAGGCAAACGATTTCCGCTTCGTCCAGCTCGATCCTAAATCTTATCTATCGAAATGAATCGAATTGTTCCCAACGCGACGCAAGCCGCGAATGCTTTGTCTTCCCAAAGTTCCAATGCCAGTGGTTGGAACCGATTGTCGAGCGACGTTGACCTTTGTCAAACCGGTCGCGGGCGATCTCGCTGGACGCAATTCTCAATACGAGGGGTGGCCGTGGCGGGGATGTTGGTCCTGGCGTCAGGTTCGGCCGGCGCTCAAGACGCCGGCGTGGACATGCCCGCTGGCCCGATCCAATCCGCTCCGGCAACCTCGGTTCCCAGCGCTGACAAAGAACTGAGCTTCAATTTTTCGGGAGCACCGTGGGCGGATGTGCTTCGTTGGTTCTCCGAACAAGCGGACTTGTCCTTGCAAATGGATGGGTCGCCCGCCGGGACGGTCAACTTCAGTGACCCCACTCAAACCTATTCCGTCGGCGAAGGCCTGGATCTGATCAATCGGCTGTTGCTGGACCGAGGTTGGGCAGTGGTTCGCCGAGGACGCATGCTGCTGCTGGTTGACCTCGAAGCCGAAAATGCAGAGAAGCTGATCAGCGAGATGGCCGAATTGGTCACTCCCGACACCTTCGATCAGCGCGGCAACAGCGACATTGTTCGCTGTGTCTTCCCTCTCGGCGGGTTGTCGCCCGAGGAAGCACGTGAAGAACTGGCCCAGATCATTGGTCCCTGGGGACGAATCAACGTGTTGGCCGGAGCACGCCAAGTCGTCGTGACCGAGACCGTGGGGAAGCTAAGAACGATCGAGTCCGTGTTGTCCGCTGCTGAGGAAGCTCAGTCCAGCGTGGTTGAAATCACGCTTCAACATCGGGCCGCAGAAGAAATTCTAGAAGTCGCCCGTCCGTTGGTTGGTTTGGAACCGGGCGTGAACCTCGGTGATGACCTTCGCATCTCGGTTTCGCTGTACGGCGACCGGGTCTTTGCAACGGGATCCCCCGCCAAGTTGTCGCTGCTGAAAAGCATTTTTACGAAAGCCGACAAGGCGATGCCGGGCAGCGAAGACGCAGAAGAAGTCGAAATCATCAAACCGGTGTTGAAGACGCACTCGGTCGCTTCGGCCAACATGCAAACCGCATTTGATGTGCTGCAGACCATGTTGGCTGGCACGCCAGAAACTCGGATTGCGCTGGATACCAAACGCGGGGTGATTGTCGCGTCGGCGCGCCCAGAAACTCAAGCCTTGATCGCCGAAACGATCGCGGAACTCGAAGGCGATGGCGATAACTTCGCCATCATCAATCTGCGTCGGCTGGAACCCGCCAACGCATTGCTGACGATCAACAAATTCTTCGGTGTCACCGAGGCTGGCGGGCAAGGTCCCACGGTCGACGGCGACCCGGAAACAGGACGTCTCTGGGTTCGCGGAACAACAGCCCAAATCGAAACTGTGAAGCGGCTGATCGATGAACTGGAAAACGATCCACTGGCAGGCGGGTTGGGCGAGAACGTTCGCGTTCTGCCGATGAGTGGATCATCGGCCAACCAAACGCTGCGGCAATTGGAAAGCTTGTGGCCGATGACTGGGCGAGAGAATCGCTTGCGAGTGATCGTGCCAACTTCTTCGGAGGACGATCAGCTGCAAGATGGCAGCCGAAACACACAGCCGATTGGCCAACCGCGACCGCGTGACCTTGATCAAGAAGCGTCGTGGAATCGCCGTGATTCAAGAGCAGATGACCAGTACTTGGTGCGAGCATTGGACGATTTCGATGTCAACACATCGGCCGGTTCAGATCAGACCGAAGTGGAATCCCAAGCCCCTATCGCTGGCCCCACGTTGTTGGAAGATGAGTTCGCGAATCCTCACGCGGGTGCTGAGATTGTCGTGCAGATGACTCCGGCGGGTTTGGTGATCGCGTCGAAAGACAGCGAAGCACTCGATGCGTTTGAGCAATTGCTCAGCTCGATCAGCACATCGTCGGGAATGGCGAGTGATCTGCCGACGATCTTTCGTCTGAAATTCATCAAAGCCGAAGTGGCATCGGAACTCGTTGCCAGCGTGCTTGGCGGATCAGAGTCTTCCTCCGGATCTCTCACCGAATCGGTGATGGGCGGTCTCGGCGGTGGGATGCTCGGCGGTTTGCTCGGAATGGGCGGCGGTGGAGGCGAAGAGGTCTCCAGCAGTCGTTCGATTTTGACCAGTCGAGGCAGCGTCAACATTGTTGCCGATGGCCATCTGAACTCGTTGATCGTTCAGGCCAGTCCGGCTGACTTGGAATTCATCCGGTTGGTCATTCGGGAAATTGACCAAGAAGAAAGTCCCGAGTTGGTTCGCACAGTGCCACAGCCCCGGTTGATCCCCGTGATCTATCAAGAAGCAGCGGATGTCGCGACGCTCGTGAAAGCCGTCTTCGCCGAGAAAATGTTCCAAGAGCAAAGTGCAGGAGGCGGAGGTGGTGGTCGCCAGCCATCACCAGAGGACATCATCAATGCGTTCCGAGGTGGTGGCCGGGGCGGACGAGGCGGTGGTGGAACAGCCGAGAAAGCCAAGAGTGAACCGACAAAAATCATTGTCGCCGTGGACGAACGCAGCAACTCTTTGGTTGTCACAGCCACGCCGCAAGACTTCCAACAGGTTCAGGAACTCGTTGAAATCTTGGATCAACAAGGGATGGAACAAGAAGAACAGACGGTTGTGATGCCAATCGCAGGTGGTGTCCGCGCAGAAGTGCTACAACAAGCGTTGGAGTCCATGCTGGGTGTGAAAGCCACCACGGCAACGTCGACCTCGGGAAGTTCCAGCAGTGGAACTTCCAGTGCCGCACCGACGGGTTCCTCCGCCGAAGATGTGCAGCGGCGAATTGAGTTCTTCCGATCGCGGTTTGGCGGCGGTGGTGGTGCTCCAGGAGGCATCGGCGGACGTGGCGGTGACACCGGCCGCGGTGGCACGGGGCGCGGTGGAGGTGACACAGGTCGCGGTGGTCGCGGCGGACAAACAGGCGGAGGAAGAGGAAGATGATCATGCATGCTGGCGAGATTCTGCAACGACGCGGACTGCTGACGCCCCAGCAATTGGAACAAAGCCGCAACGGCGACCCTCAATCGGTCGTCGACAATGCGGTCACGTTGGGATACGTCACGGCACGCGCTGCCTTGTCGGCAATTGCTGACGAGGTTGGGCTGGAATTTCGTGACTTGCGAACATCGGAAATCGATTTGTCGGCCCTCGAGGGCTTCCCACAAAAGCTGATCTACCGCCACTCCATGTTCCCAATCGGTTGGGAAGACGGGGCGTTGCTGGTTGCGACCGCAGACCCGTTTGACCTGTATCCCCTGGATGAGGCCTGCGCGACGACCGGCAAAACCGTCGTTCCCGTCGTGGCCGAGCGGGCCGAGATCAGCCGGTTGGTGAAGAAACACCTCGGTGTCGGTAGCGAAACGGTGGAGGGGTTGGTCGCCGCCGCCGGCGATGATGAA includes these proteins:
- a CDS encoding secretin N-terminal domain-containing protein, translating into MNRIVPNATQAANALSSQSSNASGWNRLSSDVDLCQTGRGRSRWTQFSIRGVAVAGMLVLASGSAGAQDAGVDMPAGPIQSAPATSVPSADKELSFNFSGAPWADVLRWFSEQADLSLQMDGSPAGTVNFSDPTQTYSVGEGLDLINRLLLDRGWAVVRRGRMLLLVDLEAENAEKLISEMAELVTPDTFDQRGNSDIVRCVFPLGGLSPEEAREELAQIIGPWGRINVLAGARQVVVTETVGKLRTIESVLSAAEEAQSSVVEITLQHRAAEEILEVARPLVGLEPGVNLGDDLRISVSLYGDRVFATGSPAKLSLLKSIFTKADKAMPGSEDAEEVEIIKPVLKTHSVASANMQTAFDVLQTMLAGTPETRIALDTKRGVIVASARPETQALIAETIAELEGDGDNFAIINLRRLEPANALLTINKFFGVTEAGGQGPTVDGDPETGRLWVRGTTAQIETVKRLIDELENDPLAGGLGENVRVLPMSGSSANQTLRQLESLWPMTGRENRLRVIVPTSSEDDQLQDGSRNTQPIGQPRPRDLDQEASWNRRDSRADDQYLVRALDDFDVNTSAGSDQTEVESQAPIAGPTLLEDEFANPHAGAEIVVQMTPAGLVIASKDSEALDAFEQLLSSISTSSGMASDLPTIFRLKFIKAEVASELVASVLGGSESSSGSLTESVMGGLGGGMLGGLLGMGGGGGEEVSSSRSILTSRGSVNIVADGHLNSLIVQASPADLEFIRLVIREIDQEESPELVRTVPQPRLIPVIYQEAADVATLVKAVFAEKMFQEQSAGGGGGGRQPSPEDIINAFRGGGRGGRGGGGTAEKAKSEPTKIIVAVDERSNSLVVTATPQDFQQVQELVEILDQQGMEQEEQTVVMPIAGGVRAEVLQQALESMLGVKATTATSTSGSSSSGTSSAAPTGSSAEDVQRRIEFFRSRFGGGGGAPGGIGGRGGDTGRGGTGRGGGDTGRGGRGGQTGGGRGR
- a CDS encoding DNA integrity scanning protein DisA nucleotide-binding domain protein codes for the protein MATQRLTKQNAAMISAGVALRADRNADALLLLLDGSTDWKRISELTEASKNMVIVAVDTIGDLDGAAEAGLKPLALNKEKAPLLERLQEALLEAAADELIRTNGEVVAVYSGFQQGRLDSISHLQLDERMRRFTVRDLQTLESSVPLKTIKAVVDLASQIGREGREGKAVGTMFVVGDSRRVLEHASDSGADPFRGYNKKHRNILDPKVQEDAKEIAQLDGAFVVTADGIIERSRQMLEVSHEDLKMTKGLGSRHWAAAAISRKTKAVSVVVSQSTGTVRLYQNGFLILQIVPMDKAIKWQEFAFEPPQQSADEN
- the map gene encoding type I methionyl aminopeptidase, with protein sequence MLTKQRKLILTDIQRDMMRAAGQANAALMDFIRPHVKPGITTGKLDQMVHDWTYGHGYRAATLGYQKFPKSCCTSVNEVICHGIPDDYELREGDIINVDITTVVDGWHGDQSETFLMGEVSDEKRAVTQCAFDCMHLAIDALTPGCRVSTIGEAVVPESEGRGFTVVREYVGHGLGKQFHLDPSIPHFPNRQSRIDRLFPGMCFTIEPMINAGSRYTQCDKADGWTVRTRDGRPSAQFEHSILMTEEGPEILTQTQDGPRKGHQF